TAAATTCACCCGGTTTCAATCCGCACACTTGCGCGATCATCATGGTCAACAGGGCATAGGATGCAATGTTAAACGGCACGCCCAGGAAGATATCCGCGCTGCGCTGATACAGTTGGCAGGACAGTTTTCCATCCGCGACATAAAACTGGAACAGGCAATGGCACGGCGGCAACGCCATCTTGCCAATTTCCGCCACGTTCCATGCGGACACGATCAGGCGGCGGGAATCCGGGTTGGTTTTGATCTGGTGGATCAGGTTTGAAATCTGGTCGATATGGTGGCCGTCCGGTGTGGGCCAGCTGCGCCACTGGTGGCCATAGACGGGGCCCAGTTCACCGTTTTCATCGGCCCATTCGTCCCAGATGGAAACGCCATTATCCTTCAGGTACTTGATATTGGTGTCCCCCTGCAGGAACCAGAGCAGTTCATGGATGATCGATTTCAAATGCAGTTTTTTCGTCGTGACCACCGGGAATCCCTCTGCCAGATCGAACCGCATTTGATGGCCGAATACGCTGAGCGTTCCGGTTCCGGTGCGGTCTTCCTTTTTCGCGCCTGTTTCCAAAACGCGGGTCATCAGATCGTGATATTGCTGCATGATTAAATCCTCGTCCCTTCAACATGGGGGATGGGGGGCAAAACGGCAAGGTTTTGCCCCGTTTTCGGCCATGAAAGTTGGGGACGGTCCCGCGCCTAATACTTCAGGATGGCCGGGGGCATCATGTTCATATGCAGATTCGATGGTTCCGGCAGTTCATCAATGGTCCAGGCCAGATTCCAGTCTTTGTTCTGCTGCGTATAGGGCTCGGCGATTTTGGACAGCAAGACGCGCTGGCCTTGCTGAATATCCATGTTGGCGGGCAGGTCCAGCTGAACGGTCTCGCCTGCTTTCATATAAATATAGACTGTATCAATATCCATAAAATGCGGCGCGGATTCGTTGGCAACACAGTTAAACTGAACCCGCAGCAGGCCGGTTTTGGTTGGGTGGGGGGCTACGGTTTGGGCGATAATCATGGAGCGGCTCCGTTTGAATAGGGTGTGGCCGGGTTATAAGCGGCCTATAATGCAAATGCAAATCATTCTTATTTAATCGATTTTGGATGTTTCTGGGAAATGATTGAAAAATCGCTGATTTGCCTTATACTTATAAGTGCCGGGTTCGCCCGGCTATGAGGCTAAACGCCGTTCGAAATAAGCGACGTGGACCCGGGGGCAGTGCCCGGCAGCTCCACCAGAATTCGTAGTTAACGAGCGGAGCGAGTGTTACGAGAATTCTGTCCCCCGAAGCCTTGGCGAAGGGGGGCGGAACTGAGCAAAAAGATACAGCCACCCTTCGCCAAGGCTTCGGGTGGCGCTCAGAATTCTCAAGCTCGCTTCGCTCACAAGCGAATTCTGGCGGGGCTGAAACAGGATCGACACGCGTGGTAAAGGGATGGTTTGTCTTCGGCATTGTACCGCCGTTATCGGGCTATTTTATATTTGCAAACGACAACTTCGTCGTAGCGAATGACAACAGCCGCGAGGCTGCTGTCGCTATCGCTGCCTAATTTATTAGGCAGTTGTAGTTAGTAGCTGCAAATCAATCCCTGTCGTCTAGACAACGGCAGGTGGGGCCTGGGCCGAGCCTCGCAACAGAATCGGCCCATTTCTTCTTCTTCTTTTCGGGATCGGTCAAACAACGTTCGTCTGTATGGGCGGGCAATATCTATGCGCCGTGGCCATGTGTCTATTGGCCATACATGGCGCGCGACGGTCTTTTGTAAAAGGAGGCTATGATGACAGCACGAAAATTATCCGGCACCAAGATTAACGATTTGCGCGCGCGCCGGCGTGCGCCACTGCGGACACCGACGGTCCTGAAGCCCGAAGCGGTTGCCGAAATTGCGGGGGCGATGAACGGGCTGTTGGCGGATGTTTACACGCTCTATTTCAAAACGAAAAATTTCCACTGGCATATCAGTGGGCCGCATTTCCGGGAATATCACCTGCTTCTGGATGAGCAGGCGACCGAGCTTCTGGATATGGCGGATATTGTCGCGGAACGCGTGCGCAAGCTGGGGGCCGGAACCTTAAAATCCCTCAGCCAGCTGATCCAGCAGCAACGCTTGCTTGAAAACGAAGCTGACTTCGTTGATCCCACTGACATGCTGGCCGAATTGCGTGATGACAATCTGGCCTTCATCAAATCCATGCGCGAGATCCATGAGTTGGCTGTGGCGAAAGGGGATATGGCCACGGCCAGTCTGATCGAAGTCTGGGTTGATGAAGCGGAACGGCGCGTCTGGTTCCTGTTTGAAACAGGGCGTGCCGCCTAATGAAGGGCCCAATCCAGATTTAACGCCCCGCTTTGTTCAAGGCGGGGCGTTGATTTGGGGGATTTTTTTAGGTCTGCCAATGGGTTATAAATAAGCCCATGACACAGATATCCAAAAAAACATGTTCTCCGTCTTTTCTCATCTCAATCGCGGCCTGTTTATGGGGGATTGCGCTGGTGGCGTCACTGGCACTGGGCGGTGACGATATTTTGATGCGCATGGGGGCTGTAACCGCGGCGGTTTTATCGGCGGGTCTGGTCTTGTATGCGGCGCGTCCGGTGTCGTGGCCATCGGGGGTGATTTTACCGGCGCTGGCGTTCAGTGCGGTTTGGGTCGTGGCCAGCGTGCTGTGGTCCGATGCGCGGGCGATCACCATTATGATGGTTCCAACCTTTCTGGTCTTCCCGGTGCTGGCCATTTCTGTGGCGGCATTGCGGGGGGATGATTTGATCCGGTTTATCCGTGTGTCTGCCGTGTGTGGGTTTGCGGTGATTGCGGCGCTGTGCGTGTGGGCGTTGGTTCAATATTACGCGTTGCCGCACATGCTGGTCGCGGGACAGGTGCGTGAACCGTTTGCAAATCCGAATGGATATGCGTCCTTTTTAAACTGCGCCATTTTTTCCGCACTGGCCGTGGCGTGTGTTACGGT
The genomic region above belongs to Micavibrio aeruginosavorus EPB and contains:
- a CDS encoding thymidylate synthase; the encoded protein is MQQYHDLMTRVLETGAKKEDRTGTGTLSVFGHQMRFDLAEGFPVVTTKKLHLKSIIHELLWFLQGDTNIKYLKDNGVSIWDEWADENGELGPVYGHQWRSWPTPDGHHIDQISNLIHQIKTNPDSRRLIVSAWNVAEIGKMALPPCHCLFQFYVADGKLSCQLYQRSADIFLGVPFNIASYALLTMMIAQVCGLKPGEFIHTLGDAHLYSNHIEQAKLQLSRDAFPLPEMHMNPHVTNIFDFKFEDFELVGYQAHPSIKAPIAV
- a CDS encoding Dps family protein, which gives rise to MMTARKLSGTKINDLRARRRAPLRTPTVLKPEAVAEIAGAMNGLLADVYTLYFKTKNFHWHISGPHFREYHLLLDEQATELLDMADIVAERVRKLGAGTLKSLSQLIQQQRLLENEADFVDPTDMLAELRDDNLAFIKSMREIHELAVAKGDMATASLIEVWVDEAERRVWFLFETGRAA